CCGTCGATGTGTGTGTGCCGAACAACCTCCACAAAGAGATTGCCGTCGCCGCAGCACAGGCAGGAAAGATGGTGCTCTGCGAAAAACCCTTGGCCATGAACGCCGAGGAAGGCGAAGCGATGTGCCAAGCCGTGGAGGAAGCAGGCGTCGCCAACATGGTTTGGTACAACTATCGACGAATTCCCGCGGTCACGCTTGCGAAACAGTTGATCGATGAAGGGCGACTAGGTCGAATTTTCCACTTCCGTGCCAATTTCCTACAGGACTGGACGATCTCCAGTGAAGTGCCACAGGGAGGGGCCGGCACCTGGCGGCTGGATTCGTCAGCGGCGGGCTCTGGGGTGACCGGCGATCTGCTAGCCCACTGCATCGACACCGCCATTTGGCTTAACGGGCAGATCACTGATGTCAGTGCCATGACCAAGACCTTCGTGACCCAGCGCGTGCATGCCGAAACAAAGGAGATTCAGGAAGTTGGAATCGACGATGCTTGCGCTTTCTTATGCTACTTCGACAACGGTTCGTTGGGCGTCTTTGAGTCCACGCGCTATGCTCGTGGGCACAAAGCGCTCTTCACTTTCGAGATCAACGGCGAGCATGGCTCTCTGCGTTGGGACTTGCACGATCTGAATCGCCTGGAGTTCTTTGACTACAACGACGACTCCCAAGTGCGTGCCTGGCGGTCGATTCACGTGACGGAGGGAGAAATGCCTTACATGAACCGTTGGTGGGTACCCGGACTGAGCATCGGCTACGAGCACAGCTTCGTACACCAAGTCGCTGACTTTCTCCACGGACTAGAAAAGCAGCAGCCTTGCCAGCCAGACTTTCGCAGTGCTTTAGATACGCAAGCTGTTTGTGATGCGGTCTTGAAATCCGACGACGAGGGGAAGTGGACTCAAGTCTAGTCTGCGTGTCTAG
The genomic region above belongs to Lacipirellulaceae bacterium and contains:
- a CDS encoding Gfo/Idh/MocA family oxidoreductase, with amino-acid sequence MIGYGFMGRAHTNAYKRVSDFFPDLKLRPVLRAACGRDKEQVEAFAQQWGYESSETDWRKLLDRDDIDAVDVCVPNNLHKEIAVAAAQAGKMVLCEKPLAMNAEEGEAMCQAVEEAGVANMVWYNYRRIPAVTLAKQLIDEGRLGRIFHFRANFLQDWTISSEVPQGGAGTWRLDSSAAGSGVTGDLLAHCIDTAIWLNGQITDVSAMTKTFVTQRVHAETKEIQEVGIDDACAFLCYFDNGSLGVFESTRYARGHKALFTFEINGEHGSLRWDLHDLNRLEFFDYNDDSQVRAWRSIHVTEGEMPYMNRWWVPGLSIGYEHSFVHQVADFLHGLEKQQPCQPDFRSALDTQAVCDAVLKSDDEGKWTQV